In Kangiella profundi, one DNA window encodes the following:
- a CDS encoding SoxR reducing system RseC family protein — protein sequence MNQSNMLTEIGRVVAKENDTVWVQTQSKTGCSSCQVNTVCGSGIVSKAFSHKVFVTPLKNKVNANIDDEVEVGIPDNLVVRASFMVYLVPLISMILALLVWQFWLTNSSELSSILAAATGLAIGFVVTHLYSRYAAQNGQTEPVLLRIVKRPIAVKQIETTVD from the coding sequence ATGAATCAAAGCAACATGCTGACCGAAATTGGCCGTGTGGTGGCCAAAGAAAATGACACTGTCTGGGTGCAGACACAGAGTAAAACTGGCTGCTCCAGCTGTCAGGTGAATACGGTATGCGGCAGTGGCATTGTCAGCAAGGCATTTTCACATAAAGTATTCGTTACCCCCTTGAAAAATAAGGTTAATGCCAATATAGATGATGAGGTAGAAGTTGGAATTCCAGACAACCTGGTGGTTCGAGCTTCTTTTATGGTGTATCTGGTGCCGCTGATTAGCATGATCCTGGCTTTGCTGGTCTGGCAGTTCTGGCTCACTAACTCTTCTGAGTTGAGCTCTATTCTCGCTGCTGCTACTGGCTTAGCTATTGGTTTCGTGGTTACACATTTATACAGCAGATATGCGGCCCAAAATGGGCAAACGGAACCGGTATTGTTAAGAATTGTAAAGAGACCGATTGCGGTGAAACAAATCGAAACAACCGTCGACTAA
- the rpoE gene encoding RNA polymerase sigma factor RpoE yields the protein MSGADLDSELVKRVQEGDKRAFDMLVKKYQHKIMNLISRYVRDSHEVADISQEAFIKAYRALPGFRGDSAFYTWLYRIAINTAKNYLVSQGRRPPGSDIDSVEAEQYEGGDALRDTGSPERIMFRDEIRNIIFKTIDDLPEDLKTAITLREMDGLSYEEIAEVMDCPVGTVRSRIFRARDAIDQKIAPLLEQGWRS from the coding sequence ATGTCTGGGGCTGATTTAGACTCAGAGTTAGTAAAACGTGTTCAGGAAGGCGATAAGCGCGCTTTCGATATGCTGGTCAAAAAGTACCAGCATAAAATCATGAACTTAATATCCCGCTACGTCAGAGACAGTCATGAAGTAGCGGATATTTCACAGGAAGCTTTTATAAAGGCTTACCGGGCTTTGCCGGGTTTTCGTGGTGATAGTGCTTTTTATACCTGGCTATATCGGATTGCGATAAATACCGCTAAAAACTATCTGGTATCTCAGGGACGAAGACCTCCGGGCAGTGATATCGACTCAGTGGAAGCAGAACAATATGAAGGCGGTGATGCCTTGCGAGATACAGGTAGTCCAGAACGCATCATGTTTCGTGATGAGATCAGGAATATCATTTTTAAAACCATAGATGATCTTCCAGAAGACCTCAAAACGGCTATTACTTTGCGTGAAATGGATGGTCTGAGTTACGAGGAGATTGCCGAGGTCATGGACTGTCCGGTTGGAACGGTCAGATCACGTATTTTTCGTGCTCGTGACGCGATTGATCAAAAGATCGCGCCACTTTTGGAACAGGGTTGGCGTTCCTAG
- a CDS encoding Do family serine endopeptidase produces the protein MMLKRFYSIGLTFILFVVGSVISLPAKSSYPDFTELVEKVQPSIVSIQVDVIRWGRVAGRAGGSGFIIDDEGYILTNHHVIDNGDTVTVKLYNGREFKAEVIGSDANTDVALLKIEPGKQDLKALKLGTSDVLKVGEWVLAFGAPFNLEQTVTAGIVSAKGRGEVGSQYVPFIQTDVAINRGNSGGPLVNLEGEVVGINSMVFNPMISSGLSFSIPIDLANNIREQLLETGVVNRGYLGVMFSSIDQDRADAFGLKEVSGSLVRRILPGSAAEAAGLQEGDVVIAVDGKPVRKAQDLPYYVGQKMPGDTVKLDVIRNGKEITVNAVLTDSSGRTASINGGQDKLGIRVQVLREDLQEAYGIRHGVVVSDVMEQSPAAQAGIQNGDIIQKLHQTPIRTLEDYQRALASLPEKGKVALLVARPGRGSDFFVIKLD, from the coding sequence ATGATGCTGAAGCGTTTTTATTCAATAGGCCTTACCTTCATATTGTTTGTTGTCGGTAGTGTTATTAGCCTACCGGCAAAGTCTTCTTACCCTGATTTCACAGAACTGGTAGAAAAAGTCCAGCCCAGTATCGTTAGCATTCAGGTTGATGTAATACGCTGGGGACGCGTGGCAGGACGTGCCGGAGGATCCGGTTTTATCATTGATGACGAGGGTTACATTTTAACCAATCATCACGTTATTGATAATGGAGATACCGTCACTGTAAAACTTTACAACGGTCGTGAATTTAAAGCTGAAGTTATTGGAAGTGATGCAAACACGGATGTCGCCCTTCTAAAAATTGAGCCGGGTAAACAAGATTTAAAGGCTCTTAAACTTGGAACTTCTGATGTTCTTAAGGTTGGTGAGTGGGTACTAGCTTTCGGCGCACCTTTTAATCTGGAACAAACCGTAACCGCCGGTATCGTCAGTGCTAAGGGGCGCGGTGAAGTGGGTTCCCAGTATGTACCATTCATTCAAACCGATGTTGCTATTAACCGTGGTAACTCTGGTGGACCACTAGTAAACCTTGAGGGTGAGGTCGTTGGTATTAACTCAATGGTTTTTAACCCTATGATTAGTTCGGGTCTATCTTTCTCGATTCCAATTGATCTGGCAAATAATATCCGGGAGCAATTACTGGAAACAGGTGTTGTCAATCGGGGTTATCTAGGAGTCATGTTCAGTTCGATTGATCAAGACAGGGCAGATGCTTTTGGCCTAAAAGAGGTTAGCGGCTCTTTGGTCAGGCGAATTCTTCCAGGTTCTGCAGCAGAAGCGGCGGGTCTACAGGAAGGTGATGTTGTAATTGCGGTTGATGGTAAGCCCGTTCGTAAAGCACAGGATCTACCTTATTACGTAGGTCAAAAAATGCCTGGTGATACGGTAAAGCTTGATGTGATTAGAAACGGCAAAGAGATCACGGTTAATGCAGTTTTAACCGATAGTTCAGGTCGTACAGCATCCATCAATGGCGGGCAGGACAAACTTGGTATTCGTGTCCAGGTCCTGCGAGAGGATCTGCAGGAAGCTTACGGTATTCGCCATGGCGTGGTGGTCAGCGATGTAATGGAACAAAGCCCTGCGGCACAGGCTGGTATTCAAAACGGAGACATTATTCAAAAGCTTCACCAAACACCTATTCGTACGCTAGAAGATTATCAAAGGGCGTTGGCTAGTCTCCCTGAAAAAGGCAAAGTTGCACTACTGGTAGCCAGGCCGGGACGGGGTAGTGACTTTTTTGTGATTAAATTAGATTAA
- a CDS encoding sigma-E factor negative regulatory protein codes for MLDNKNLDIGAAGRLDKQNVSAWVDNELEAFASENSFAIESEEMQLWSRYHLIGQVMRDEVQHMDLDIAGRVSAEIANEPEHAVTPTQPKSNVISFPSNPFKQIAGYAIAASVALVVLFNVGNQNTLDSQVNPMATVASNDAIPTAASNTTSLSRVERQELQTIHDMFLKHESLSQSSLLPSVQVVSNQKVIPVSVPLMAGQSETQQPTPLKVEQEQAEGQ; via the coding sequence ATGTTGGACAATAAAAATTTGGACATAGGCGCGGCAGGGCGTTTAGACAAGCAAAATGTATCCGCCTGGGTGGATAATGAGCTTGAAGCTTTTGCTTCAGAAAATAGCTTCGCTATCGAATCCGAAGAAATGCAGTTATGGAGTCGCTATCACTTAATTGGCCAAGTTATGCGCGATGAAGTTCAGCACATGGACTTAGATATCGCTGGCCGTGTTAGTGCAGAAATTGCTAATGAACCTGAGCACGCGGTTACTCCAACTCAACCAAAGTCTAATGTCATCAGTTTCCCGAGTAATCCATTTAAACAAATCGCAGGTTATGCAATCGCGGCTTCTGTAGCTCTGGTTGTGTTGTTCAATGTGGGCAATCAGAATACGCTTGATTCACAGGTCAACCCAATGGCTACTGTCGCCAGCAATGATGCAATACCAACAGCAGCAAGCAACACAACGAGCTTGAGCAGAGTAGAGCGTCAGGAGTTGCAAACAATCCATGATATGTTCTTGAAGCATGAGTCACTATCACAATCTAGTCTGCTGCCTAGTGTTCAGGTGGTTAGTAACCAGAAAGTAATACCGGTTAGTGTGCCCTTGATGGCTGGGCAGTCTGAAACACAGCAACCAACTCCCCTTAAAGTTGAGCAGGAGCAAGCTGAAGGTCAGTAA
- the nadB gene encoding L-aspartate oxidase encodes MKNTINPSQHTTDVLVIGSGAAGLSVALRLAHLGKITVLSKAEVTEGSTFYAQGGIAAVLDESDSVDSHVEDTLIAGAGLCDEKAVRYTVEHSREAIEWLIERGVMFSKEDESYHLTREGGHSKRRIIHSDDATGKAVSTTLVSAVLNEPNINILEHYIAVDLITGNKLGNDDNRCHGAYVLNLKKDRVETISARFVVLATGGASKVYLYTSNPDVASGDGIAMAWRAGCSVANLEFNQFHPTCLYHPQARSFLISEALRGEGAVLLRPNGERFMPEYDERAELAPRDIVARTIDHEIKKHGIECVYLDISHKDEGFIKGHFPTIYSRCLEFGLDITKDAIPVVPAAHYTCGGVKVDLNSRTDVSGLYAVGEVACTGLHGANRMASNSLLECLVFAQAAANDIEAQWDPNQSPPVLPPWDESQVTDSDEEVVLSHNWHELRQLMWDYVGIVRTDKRLQRALRRIELLKQEIHEYYSNFKVSNDLIELRNLVVVAELIVRCAMQRKESRGLHYTLDYPKLAKEARDSYLVPLDNHS; translated from the coding sequence ATGAAAAACACAATTAATCCTTCACAGCACACCACCGATGTGCTGGTTATTGGTAGTGGTGCAGCTGGTTTGTCAGTAGCTTTGCGACTGGCTCATTTAGGTAAAATTACTGTACTTAGCAAAGCTGAAGTAACTGAAGGTTCAACTTTTTATGCCCAAGGTGGTATTGCAGCGGTGCTTGATGAGAGTGACAGTGTTGACTCTCACGTTGAGGATACCTTAATCGCTGGTGCTGGTCTGTGTGATGAAAAAGCCGTTCGCTACACTGTTGAGCACTCCCGAGAAGCCATTGAGTGGCTGATTGAGCGAGGCGTCATGTTCAGCAAGGAAGACGAAAGCTACCACCTGACTCGAGAAGGTGGGCATAGCAAACGCCGCATCATTCATTCTGATGACGCTACCGGTAAGGCGGTTTCTACTACGCTGGTATCCGCGGTTCTAAATGAACCCAATATCAATATTCTCGAACACTATATCGCGGTAGATTTAATTACTGGCAATAAACTAGGCAATGATGATAACCGCTGTCATGGCGCTTATGTCCTTAACCTGAAAAAGGATCGGGTAGAAACTATCAGCGCACGTTTTGTGGTATTGGCCACAGGTGGCGCCAGCAAAGTTTATCTTTATACTTCAAATCCAGATGTGGCTAGTGGTGATGGCATTGCCATGGCCTGGCGTGCAGGCTGTAGCGTTGCCAACCTGGAATTTAATCAGTTTCACCCAACTTGTCTTTATCATCCTCAGGCGCGCAGTTTCCTAATCAGCGAAGCGCTTCGTGGAGAAGGTGCGGTCCTGCTTCGCCCCAATGGCGAGCGTTTCATGCCTGAGTACGATGAGCGGGCAGAATTGGCACCTCGCGATATAGTTGCCAGAACCATTGACCATGAAATCAAAAAGCATGGTATTGAATGCGTTTATCTGGATATTTCGCACAAAGACGAAGGTTTTATCAAAGGCCACTTCCCAACCATTTATTCACGCTGTCTTGAGTTTGGTCTGGATATTACTAAAGATGCCATTCCGGTAGTTCCAGCTGCCCACTACACCTGCGGTGGCGTAAAAGTGGATCTTAATAGTCGCACCGATGTTAGCGGCTTATATGCAGTTGGAGAAGTCGCCTGTACCGGTCTGCATGGGGCCAATCGCATGGCGAGCAACTCCCTACTGGAATGCCTGGTATTTGCTCAGGCAGCGGCCAATGACATTGAAGCACAATGGGATCCAAACCAATCACCACCGGTGTTACCGCCGTGGGACGAAAGTCAGGTCACGGATTCTGATGAGGAAGTGGTTCTTAGCCACAACTGGCATGAGTTACGACAACTGATGTGGGACTATGTAGGTATCGTTAGAACCGATAAGCGCCTGCAAAGAGCCTTACGCCGCATTGAATTATTAAAGCAGGAAATCCACGAGTACTACAGCAACTTCAAAGTTAGTAACGACTTGATTGAGCTGAGAAACCTGGTAGTGGTTGCCGAACTCATCGTTCGCTGCGCCATGCAACGTAAAGAAAGCCGTGGCCTGCATTACACTCTGGATTATCCGAAGTTGGCTAAAGAAGCGAGAGACTCCTATTTAGTACCTTTAGACAATCATTCCTGA